Proteins from a genomic interval of Terriglobales bacterium:
- a CDS encoding amidohydrolase family protein, producing MKKLALLALLLSSLLAAGQTPQYDVLIRNGKVVDGSGNPWFYADVGVVGDRIVFLGRADANVTAKRTIDAKGLVVAPGFIDMLGQSETSVLIDPRVESKVTQGITTEITGEGESIAPQNDFTISEARDFLEHYKLTVDWRTLDEYFQRLEKQGSGVNIGTYVGATQVREMVLGKENRAPTEEEMKQMVEYVENAMTDGALGLSTSLIYAPASYASTAELITLARAAAKHGGIYSSHIRNEGDTELQALDEAFRIGREAGLPVEIWHFKLSGKQNWGGMKRIIAKVEEARASGLDVTADQYPYVAAATSLGATVPPSFHAGGQEAFVARLKDPKVRAQIRQELTGPEGQDENMWRGTGGPDGIMVVSTLNPELKKFEGQTVAQIAKAWNKDPLDALMDFVIADRDNTGAVYFSMSEDDVRLAMQQPWVAVDTDYSGQSTTGPLSESKSHPRAWGTFPRILGKYVREEKVLRLEDAIRKMTSLAAQRVKLVDRGMLKPDYFADITIFDPDTVIDVATFEDPNRPAKGIAYVLVNGVLELDQGKLTGKLGGRPLRGPAYTGGDSSLPPRGKIQGVVTDEDGWPLGRVMVSVVDPTNKVVGQKQTMYLGRYEIPLDQPCAKCSIKVERMGFEPARRSGVHYNGANSLWFSFALKRK from the coding sequence ATGAAAAAGCTCGCTCTTCTTGCACTGCTCCTGTCTTCCCTGCTGGCCGCCGGCCAGACGCCCCAGTACGACGTCCTCATCCGCAACGGCAAGGTGGTCGACGGCTCCGGCAACCCGTGGTTCTACGCCGACGTCGGCGTCGTGGGCGACCGCATCGTCTTCCTCGGCCGCGCCGACGCCAACGTGACGGCGAAACGCACCATCGACGCCAAGGGCCTCGTCGTCGCGCCCGGCTTCATCGACATGCTCGGCCAGTCCGAGACCTCCGTCCTCATCGACCCGCGCGTCGAATCCAAGGTCACCCAGGGCATCACCACCGAGATCACCGGCGAGGGCGAATCCATCGCCCCGCAGAACGACTTCACCATCTCCGAAGCCAGGGACTTCCTCGAGCACTACAAGCTCACCGTCGACTGGCGCACCCTCGACGAATACTTCCAGCGCCTCGAGAAGCAGGGCTCGGGCGTGAACATCGGCACCTACGTCGGCGCCACGCAGGTGCGCGAGATGGTCCTCGGCAAGGAGAACCGCGCTCCCACCGAAGAAGAGATGAAGCAGATGGTCGAGTACGTGGAGAACGCCATGACCGACGGCGCCCTCGGTCTCTCCACCTCGCTCATCTACGCGCCCGCCAGCTACGCCTCGACGGCAGAGCTCATCACCCTCGCCAGGGCCGCGGCGAAGCACGGCGGCATCTACTCCTCGCACATCCGCAACGAGGGCGACACCGAGCTCCAGGCGCTCGACGAGGCCTTCCGCATCGGCCGCGAAGCCGGCCTCCCGGTCGAGATCTGGCACTTCAAGCTCTCCGGCAAGCAGAACTGGGGCGGCATGAAGCGCATCATCGCCAAGGTCGAGGAGGCGCGCGCTTCCGGCCTCGACGTCACCGCCGATCAGTATCCCTACGTCGCCGCCGCGACCTCGCTCGGCGCGACCGTGCCGCCCAGCTTCCACGCCGGCGGCCAGGAGGCCTTCGTCGCGCGCCTCAAGGACCCCAAGGTCCGCGCGCAGATCCGCCAGGAGCTCACCGGCCCCGAAGGCCAGGACGAGAACATGTGGCGCGGCACCGGCGGGCCCGACGGCATCATGGTCGTCTCCACGCTCAACCCCGAGCTGAAGAAGTTCGAAGGCCAGACGGTCGCGCAGATCGCCAAGGCGTGGAACAAGGATCCGCTCGACGCGCTCATGGACTTCGTCATCGCCGACCGCGACAACACCGGCGCCGTCTACTTCTCCATGTCGGAAGACGACGTGCGCCTCGCGATGCAGCAGCCCTGGGTCGCCGTCGATACCGACTACAGCGGCCAGAGCACCACCGGCCCGCTCAGCGAATCGAAGTCGCATCCCCGCGCCTGGGGCACCTTCCCGCGCATCCTCGGCAAGTACGTGCGCGAAGAAAAAGTCCTGCGCCTGGAAGACGCCATCCGCAAGATGACCTCGCTCGCCGCGCAGCGCGTGAAGCTCGTCGACCGCGGCATGCTCAAGCCCGACTACTTCGCCGACATCACCATCTTCGACCCCGACACGGTCATCGACGTCGCCACCTTCGAAGACCCCAACCGTCCGGCGAAGGGCATCGCGTACGTCTTGGTCAACGGCGTCCTCGAGCTCGACCAGGGCAAGCTCACCGGAAAGCTCGGCGGGCGGCCGCTGCGCGGTCCCGCGTACACCGGCGGCGATTCCAGCCTGCCGCCGCGCGGCAAGATCCAGGGCGTCGTGACCGACGAGGACGGCTGGCCGCTCGGCCGCGTCATGGTCTCGGTCGTCGACCCCACCAACAAAGTCGTCGGACAGAAGCAGACGATGTACTTGGGCCGTTACGAGATCCCGCTCGACCAGCCCTGCGCGAAGTGCAGCATCAAGGTCGAGCGCATGGGGTTCGAGCCCGCCAGGCGCTCCGGCGTCCACTACAACGGCGCTAACTCGCTCTGGTTCAGCTTCGCCCTGAAACGAAAGTAG
- a CDS encoding DUF92 domain-containing protein, which produces MPTAQNPAGRSTAYQACAVIIGLAPAALTVIFWRYLPLRDLLVPAAVAAGFAVLAWLWRAVTVSGALAGFGIAFTLYANVNRHMFEVLFFVFALTWAATRAGHTHKQERGLAEPQGGRTASQVVANLGVGAILLALPLGLDFALVATGVALVVLAEAAADTCASEIGKAFGGKTVLITSLRPVTPGTDGGVSLLGTIAALVAASSTVALAAVLDTGLEWPGVPFYSLAALFGTFVDSLLGATLERRGWLNNDAVNLLSTSAVAALLLSFAALAD; this is translated from the coding sequence ATGCCAACAGCGCAAAATCCGGCTGGGCGCAGCACGGCCTACCAGGCCTGCGCCGTGATTATAGGACTGGCCCCGGCGGCGCTCACCGTCATTTTCTGGCGGTATTTACCACTCAGGGACCTGTTGGTTCCGGCCGCCGTCGCCGCAGGTTTTGCCGTGCTGGCGTGGCTGTGGCGTGCGGTCACCGTCTCCGGCGCGCTGGCTGGTTTCGGCATCGCGTTCACGCTTTATGCCAACGTGAACCGCCACATGTTCGAGGTCCTGTTCTTCGTCTTTGCGCTTACGTGGGCGGCGACGCGCGCCGGACACACGCACAAGCAGGAGCGTGGCCTGGCGGAACCCCAGGGCGGGCGCACCGCCTCGCAGGTGGTGGCGAATCTCGGCGTCGGAGCGATCCTGCTGGCGCTCCCGCTGGGGTTGGACTTCGCGCTCGTCGCTACCGGGGTGGCGCTGGTCGTGCTGGCCGAGGCTGCCGCCGATACCTGCGCTAGCGAGATCGGCAAGGCATTCGGCGGCAAGACGGTGCTCATTACCTCGCTTCGACCCGTTACGCCGGGCACCGATGGCGGCGTCAGTCTCCTGGGGACCATCGCAGCTCTGGTCGCTGCGAGCTCGACCGTCGCGCTCGCTGCCGTGCTCGACACCGGACTGGAGTGGCCGGGAGTTCCCTTCTATTCACTCGCAGCGCTGTTCGGCACATTCGTCGACAGTCTGCTCGGCGCGACCCTCGAGCGGCGCGGATGGCTCAACAACGACGCCGTGAACCTGCTCAGCACGTCGGCAGTCGCGGCGCTCCTGCTCTCGTTCGCGGCGTTGGCCGACTGA
- a CDS encoding Ku protein, with translation MASSVWTGYLTFGLISMPVRLFSGARGTRVSFNMLHREDHARVKQQMICSEDGQVLTRDDVVKGYEFRKGEYVVIEPDDIKRIEPKTAKAMEILEFVPADQIDPIYFESSYYLMPEEAGRRPYALLVKALEESEYVAIAKLAMHNREYTVFLRPYKGGMLLETMYYKDEVREVEGFGETKDVQVKEAEVKVAHQLIEALSGDWDPEKYYDTFEANVKQLIKAKLEGKEVTAVERPAKPGKVVDLMAALKQSLDQMEKKKPRRVEASQAENVVQISGGGAKKKAGKRRTA, from the coding sequence ATGGCTTCGTCCGTGTGGACCGGCTATTTGACCTTTGGCTTGATCTCGATGCCCGTGCGGCTGTTCTCGGGCGCGCGCGGCACGCGCGTGTCGTTCAACATGCTGCATCGCGAGGACCATGCGCGCGTGAAGCAGCAGATGATCTGCTCGGAAGACGGGCAGGTGCTGACCCGCGACGACGTGGTGAAAGGCTACGAGTTCCGCAAGGGCGAGTACGTGGTGATCGAGCCCGACGACATCAAGCGCATCGAGCCCAAGACCGCCAAGGCGATGGAGATCCTGGAGTTCGTCCCGGCGGACCAGATCGACCCCATCTACTTCGAGTCGTCGTACTACCTGATGCCGGAGGAGGCGGGCCGGCGCCCGTACGCGCTGCTGGTGAAGGCGCTGGAGGAGAGCGAGTACGTGGCGATCGCGAAGCTGGCGATGCACAACCGCGAGTACACCGTGTTCCTGCGGCCCTACAAAGGCGGCATGCTGCTCGAGACCATGTATTACAAGGACGAGGTGCGCGAGGTCGAAGGCTTCGGCGAGACCAAGGACGTGCAGGTGAAGGAAGCCGAGGTGAAGGTCGCGCACCAGCTCATCGAGGCGCTCTCGGGCGATTGGGACCCGGAGAAGTACTACGACACCTTCGAAGCCAACGTGAAGCAGCTCATCAAGGCGAAGCTCGAGGGCAAGGAAGTGACCGCGGTCGAGAGGCCGGCGAAGCCGGGCAAGGTGGTGGACCTGATGGCCGCGCTCAAGCAGAGCCTGGACCAGATGGAAAAGAAGAAGCCGCGGCGCGTGGAAGCCTCGCAGGCGGAGAACGTGGTGCAGATCTCCGGCGGCGGCGCGAAGAAGAAGGCCGGGAAGCGACGGACGGCGTGA
- a CDS encoding carboxypeptidase-like regulatory domain-containing protein, with protein sequence MTLLSQKTTVVVLLSTVLAASLAGCATRPLPRQLVAVHTQTQRSDADLLLMLVDQQRAVVGRADVTLKTVAGDRTYAGRTDDCGEAHLAHLPPGDYVIDVRSSGFKSPKSRLTLQPGQSVKMMLELKIDMENMEGGPTLTEQPLVETDTSQLGRTFSSRQLTDLPHR encoded by the coding sequence ATGACCTTGCTCTCTCAAAAAACCACCGTCGTCGTCCTCCTCAGCACGGTGCTGGCAGCCTCCCTCGCCGGCTGCGCGACCCGGCCGCTGCCGCGCCAGCTAGTGGCGGTCCACACTCAAACCCAACGGTCCGACGCTGATCTTCTACTCATGTTGGTGGATCAACAGCGCGCCGTGGTCGGCAGGGCGGATGTCACCCTCAAGACGGTCGCGGGCGATAGGACCTATGCCGGACGGACCGACGACTGCGGAGAGGCTCACCTCGCGCATCTTCCCCCGGGCGACTATGTGATCGACGTGAGGTCTTCGGGATTCAAGTCACCGAAGAGCAGATTGACGCTTCAGCCCGGCCAGAGTGTGAAGATGATGCTTGAGCTCAAGATCGACATGGAGAACATGGAGGGCGGCCCGACGCTCACAGAGCAGCCACTGGTGGAAACCGACACCTCTCAGCTCGGCCGCACTTTCTCCAGCCGCCAGCTCACCGACCTGCCGCATCGCTAG
- a CDS encoding DUF885 domain-containing protein: MRRRLVAFLFLSILVSSVPARSQAPRASTSQALHQLFDAEWDYAMEQNPTWASTMGDRRWNDRWEDVSLAAIERRHQHDLAVLAKLKGIARAQLSPADQLDYDLFRKDYEQGIAEHKYRWYLVPLNQRGGPQTEDELADNLRFETLKDYEDWVARLKAFPAYLDQNIALMREGMKVRMVQPKVIMQRILAQIDHQIVDDPAQSGFYKPFREMSKNVAPPDQQRLRNAARQAIADGIVPAFRKFKQFFVDEYFPACFDQVGAWQMPMGQEMYAERARRFTTTDLTPQQIHEIGLKEVARILAEMQKVMDQVGFHGTRQEFFHYLRTDPKFYYPNGDALLQAYRAMAKEIDPKLVKVFRTLPRAPYGVEPIPAAAAPDTTTAYYNQPAADGSRAGTYYVNLYKPETRPKWEMMALSLHESVPGHHLQIARAMELGEIPKFRRYGGYTAFVEGWGLYAESLGEDMGLYKDPYAKFGQLTYEMWRAVRLVVDTGMHSMKWDRQRAIDYFMDNAAKTELDVTNEIDRYIAWPGQALAYKIGELKFQELRARAKRELGDQFDIREFHDVVLGSGALPLDLVERNVDQWLAAKKKPVKKAASTDTH, from the coding sequence ATGCGCCGACGGCTCGTCGCATTCCTGTTCCTCTCCATCCTTGTTTCCAGCGTGCCCGCGAGATCCCAGGCGCCCCGCGCCTCCACCTCCCAGGCGCTCCACCAGCTCTTCGACGCCGAGTGGGACTACGCCATGGAGCAGAACCCCACTTGGGCCTCCACCATGGGCGACCGCCGCTGGAACGATCGCTGGGAAGACGTGAGCCTGGCCGCCATCGAGCGCCGCCACCAGCACGACCTCGCCGTGCTCGCGAAGCTCAAGGGCATCGCGCGCGCGCAGCTCTCCCCCGCCGACCAGCTCGACTACGACCTCTTCCGGAAGGACTACGAGCAGGGCATCGCCGAGCACAAGTACCGCTGGTACCTGGTCCCGCTGAACCAGCGCGGCGGTCCGCAGACCGAGGACGAGCTCGCCGACAACCTGCGGTTCGAGACCCTGAAGGACTACGAAGACTGGGTCGCGCGCCTGAAGGCCTTCCCCGCCTACCTCGACCAGAACATCGCGCTCATGCGCGAAGGCATGAAGGTCCGCATGGTGCAGCCGAAAGTCATCATGCAGCGCATCCTCGCGCAGATCGACCACCAGATCGTCGACGACCCCGCGCAAAGCGGCTTCTACAAGCCCTTCCGCGAGATGTCGAAGAACGTCGCGCCCCCCGACCAGCAACGCCTGCGCAACGCGGCCAGGCAAGCCATCGCCGATGGCATCGTGCCCGCCTTCCGCAAGTTCAAGCAGTTCTTCGTGGACGAATACTTCCCTGCCTGCTTCGATCAGGTCGGCGCCTGGCAGATGCCGATGGGCCAGGAAATGTACGCCGAACGCGCCCGCCGCTTTACCACCACCGACCTCACGCCCCAGCAGATCCACGAGATCGGGTTGAAGGAAGTCGCCCGCATCCTCGCCGAGATGCAGAAGGTCATGGACCAGGTCGGCTTCCACGGCACGCGCCAGGAGTTCTTCCACTACCTGCGCACCGACCCGAAGTTCTACTACCCGAACGGCGACGCGCTCCTCCAGGCCTACCGCGCCATGGCCAAGGAGATCGATCCCAAGCTGGTGAAGGTATTCCGCACGCTCCCGCGCGCTCCCTACGGCGTCGAGCCCATCCCCGCCGCCGCCGCGCCCGACACCACCACCGCCTACTACAACCAGCCCGCTGCCGACGGCTCCCGCGCCGGCACCTACTACGTGAACCTCTATAAGCCCGAGACCCGCCCCAAGTGGGAGATGATGGCGCTCTCGCTCCACGAGTCCGTTCCCGGACACCATCTGCAGATCGCCCGCGCCATGGAGCTCGGCGAGATCCCCAAGTTCCGCCGCTACGGCGGCTACACCGCCTTCGTCGAGGGCTGGGGACTCTACGCCGAATCGCTCGGCGAGGACATGGGCCTCTACAAGGACCCCTACGCCAAGTTCGGCCAGCTCACCTACGAGATGTGGCGCGCCGTGCGCCTGGTCGTCGATACCGGCATGCACTCCATGAAGTGGGACCGCCAGCGCGCCATCGACTACTTCATGGACAACGCCGCCAAGACCGAGCTCGACGTCACCAACGAGATCGACCGTTACATCGCCTGGCCCGGCCAGGCGCTCGCCTACAAGATCGGCGAGCTCAAGTTCCAGGAGCTGCGCGCCCGCGCCAAGCGCGAGCTGGGCGACCAGTTCGACATCCGCGAATTCCACGACGTCGTGCTCGGCTCCGGCGCCCTCCCGCTCGACCTCGTCGAGCGCAACGTCGACCAGTGGCTCGCCGCGAAAAAGAAGCCCGTCAAGAAGGCTGCCTCAACCGACACTCACTGA
- a CDS encoding YncE family protein gives MRKRSTGIAAIFLLTVLALGCGSTFRPIATPIPEPGGDPNALKRAIVVTDNGGARGGASVINTTGDSNLGNVPAGIGPVHAGFVTVARTYIANQTENTVTRILTSSPGSTPATIPMPPGCAPQYVFNRLTVNAYVACPGNDTVAVLNSGQDSVVTSVALAAGAGPVGINQTLSGNKVYSLNGGNGTVTVIAALDNTVSTTLAVGGSPTWSDMSQDGGLLFVANASGYVTPIDTATDTVLPNIAVGANPTFVAFDTNRRRLYVVNQGGGSVSVIDAVSTSPTYLTVIRTVTVGATPTSATALRNGTKVYVANCGSDSVSVIDAASLAVTKTIATGTCPISVASPTDSSRAVVGVQGAAGGTDFTDPPSILDISTQTDTVIVNLKPAQQSAACDAATAPNNYCALQRPVFVVMTP, from the coding sequence ATGCGGAAACGTAGCACCGGCATAGCGGCCATTTTCCTTCTTACTGTCCTAGCCCTCGGGTGCGGGTCGACCTTCCGCCCGATCGCGACGCCGATCCCGGAGCCGGGCGGCGACCCCAACGCGTTGAAGCGCGCGATCGTAGTGACCGACAACGGGGGGGCGCGCGGGGGCGCGAGCGTCATCAACACCACCGGCGACAGCAACCTGGGCAACGTGCCGGCGGGCATCGGGCCGGTGCACGCGGGGTTCGTCACGGTCGCGCGCACGTACATCGCGAACCAGACGGAGAACACGGTGACGCGCATCCTGACGTCGTCGCCGGGGAGCACGCCGGCGACCATCCCGATGCCGCCGGGTTGTGCTCCGCAGTACGTCTTCAATCGCCTGACGGTCAATGCGTATGTGGCGTGCCCGGGAAACGATACGGTGGCGGTGTTGAACTCGGGACAGGATTCGGTGGTCACGAGCGTCGCGCTGGCGGCAGGGGCGGGGCCGGTGGGGATCAACCAGACGCTCAGCGGCAACAAAGTGTATTCGCTCAACGGCGGGAACGGGACCGTCACGGTGATCGCCGCGCTGGACAACACGGTCAGCACGACGCTCGCGGTGGGGGGGTCGCCGACGTGGTCCGACATGAGCCAGGACGGCGGCTTGCTGTTCGTGGCGAATGCGTCCGGGTACGTGACGCCGATCGACACGGCGACCGACACGGTGCTGCCGAACATCGCGGTGGGCGCGAACCCGACGTTCGTGGCGTTCGACACCAATCGTCGCCGGCTTTACGTGGTGAACCAGGGCGGCGGCAGCGTGAGCGTGATCGACGCGGTCTCGACCTCGCCGACCTACCTGACGGTGATCCGCACCGTGACGGTGGGCGCGACGCCGACTTCGGCGACGGCATTGAGGAACGGGACGAAGGTTTACGTGGCGAACTGCGGTTCCGACAGCGTGTCGGTCATCGATGCGGCCAGCCTGGCGGTGACCAAGACGATCGCCACCGGGACGTGCCCGATCTCGGTCGCGTCGCCGACGGATTCGTCGCGCGCGGTGGTGGGCGTGCAGGGCGCGGCCGGCGGCACCGATTTCACCGACCCGCCGAGCATCCTGGACATCAGCACGCAGACCGATACGGTGATCGTGAACCTGAAGCCGGCGCAGCAGAGTGCGGCGT